The Ancylobacter sp. WKF20 genome contains a region encoding:
- a CDS encoding FAD binding domain-containing protein, with the protein MEMPTDPPTGPVADYLSPTRLDEALTILAGGSARPLAGGVEWARRAGTGEALGTLVDLGGIAELDRLFAHPKIGLSIGASVRLRALGADIWVAKRWAALHEAVEQIVPPQLHNMATVVGNLCAADPCYDLPVALATHRAWLRIEAARAAPREVAITDFYPSPGLSVLRPGELVTAILAPRPSPDAGSAFRKIGAGSDKVCAAAYVALDTVNDRIVEVSLAVSGATGPIRLLAVEAAMPGLADASGTYAEAAAHAMEALDGAGAAPADTVRRRWLQVLMRDALEQAASRARSRHDPFDDHASLMEER; encoded by the coding sequence ATGGAGATGCCGACCGATCCGCCCACCGGCCCAGTCGCCGACTATCTATCCCCGACCCGCCTCGACGAAGCGCTGACTATTCTCGCCGGCGGCTCGGCTCGTCCGCTTGCTGGCGGGGTGGAATGGGCACGGCGCGCCGGAACGGGCGAGGCGCTTGGTACGCTGGTCGATCTCGGCGGCATCGCCGAGCTCGACCGGCTGTTTGCCCACCCCAAGATCGGTCTCAGCATCGGCGCGAGCGTGAGACTGCGCGCGCTTGGCGCGGATATCTGGGTTGCCAAACGCTGGGCGGCTCTGCACGAGGCGGTGGAGCAGATCGTGCCGCCACAACTCCACAACATGGCGACGGTGGTCGGCAATTTGTGCGCGGCTGATCCCTGCTACGACCTTCCCGTGGCGCTCGCCACGCATCGGGCGTGGCTGCGGATCGAGGCGGCCCGCGCCGCCCCGCGCGAGGTCGCCATCACCGACTTCTATCCTTCGCCCGGTTTGAGTGTGCTGCGCCCGGGCGAGCTCGTCACCGCTATCCTCGCACCGCGTCCGAGCCCGGACGCCGGCAGCGCCTTCCGCAAGATTGGCGCGGGATCGGACAAGGTGTGTGCGGCCGCCTATGTGGCACTCGACACCGTGAACGACCGCATCGTCGAGGTCAGTCTCGCTGTCAGCGGCGCGACCGGGCCGATCCGGCTCCTCGCGGTTGAGGCCGCAATGCCTGGCCTGGCGGATGCTTCCGGAACCTATGCGGAAGCGGCGGCCCATGCGATGGAAGCCCTTGACGGGGCCGGTGCCGCGCCCGCCGACACGGTGCGCCGTCGCTGGCTGCAGGTGCTGATGCGTGACGCCCTCGAACAGGCGGCCAGCCGCGCCCGCTCGCGCCACGATCCATTTGACGACCATGCCTCGCTGATGGAGGAACGTTGA
- a CDS encoding 2Fe-2S iron-sulfur cluster-binding protein, which translates to MTDAILQLTVNGTTHRCVARPGDLLSTVLVRELGLTSVRPEPDSGAIGTSTVLLDGAPVLASLMLARQAKGRTITTAEGLHGEGGGEHPLRRSFHAHGVDTLDGAPGLLVAAAALLAANPRPTVEDVRRGLAGNLCGGTGYRHIVAAVQEAAGDIVNAREVQS; encoded by the coding sequence ATGACGGACGCCATCCTGCAGCTCACCGTCAATGGCACGACCCACCGATGTGTGGCTCGGCCCGGCGACCTTCTCAGCACCGTGCTGGTGCGTGAACTGGGGCTCACCTCGGTGCGTCCGGAGCCCGACAGCGGCGCGATCGGCACCAGTACGGTGCTGCTGGACGGCGCGCCCGTGCTCGCCTCGCTCATGCTGGCCCGGCAGGCGAAGGGGCGCACGATAACCACGGCCGAAGGCTTGCACGGCGAGGGGGGAGGCGAGCACCCGCTACGGCGCAGCTTCCACGCCCATGGGGTCGATACGCTCGATGGCGCGCCGGGACTGCTGGTCGCCGCTGCGGCGTTGCTGGCGGCCAATCCACGCCCGACGGTGGAGGATGTCCGCCGCGGACTCGCGGGCAATTTGTGCGGTGGCACGGGCTATCGCCACATCGTCGCCGCGGTCCAGGAGGCTGCGGGCGATATCGTCAATGCACGCGAGGTGCAGTCATGA
- a CDS encoding VOC family protein — translation MTRIRLEEVAYTAYQVPDLDLMERFLIDFGMMRSARTEDALYMRGTGAAHHIHVSYKGPENKFIGGGWNVGSLDELNKATQIPGASGVEPINGPGGGWRVTLKTPSGHNIWLEYGVASVVELPARRSYRMNVFSEHLRFNSAVRQRAEPTPVLRVGHFVLWVPDAKTEIDWFVKYFELIPSDHLCAPGDPDPIVMGSFLRHDRGQEFVEHHCILISQSKNFGCHHTSFEVLDLDAVVAGHEYLVQNGWTLDAGYGRHYLGSLIYDYWLDPFGNRIEHYTDTDLVNDDYNPVFFVGTADETTQWGMAPPPSFFD, via the coding sequence ATGACTCGCATTCGGCTGGAAGAGGTCGCCTACACCGCCTATCAGGTTCCTGACCTCGATCTGATGGAGCGTTTCCTCATCGACTTCGGCATGATGCGTTCGGCCCGGACCGAGGACGCGCTCTATATGCGCGGTACCGGAGCGGCGCATCACATCCATGTCTCCTACAAAGGGCCGGAGAACAAGTTCATCGGCGGCGGCTGGAATGTGGGCAGCCTGGATGAGTTGAACAAGGCGACGCAGATTCCCGGCGCTTCCGGCGTCGAGCCCATCAACGGCCCTGGCGGGGGCTGGCGCGTAACGCTGAAAACGCCGTCTGGCCATAATATCTGGCTCGAATACGGCGTGGCGAGCGTGGTCGAGCTGCCGGCGCGGCGCTCCTACCGCATGAACGTCTTTTCCGAGCATCTGCGCTTCAACAGCGCTGTCCGCCAGCGTGCCGAGCCAACTCCGGTGCTGCGCGTGGGTCATTTCGTGCTCTGGGTGCCGGACGCGAAGACGGAGATCGACTGGTTCGTCAAATATTTCGAACTCATCCCCTCTGATCATCTTTGCGCCCCGGGCGATCCTGACCCGATCGTCATGGGGAGCTTCCTGCGCCATGATCGCGGGCAGGAGTTCGTCGAGCATCATTGCATTCTCATCAGCCAGTCGAAGAATTTCGGCTGCCACCACACTTCATTCGAGGTCTTGGACCTCGACGCTGTGGTCGCCGGGCACGAATATCTCGTCCAGAATGGCTGGACACTGGATGCGGGCTATGGCCGCCACTATCTCGGTAGCCTGATCTACGACTACTGGCTGGATCCGTTCGGTAACCGCATCGAGCACTATACCGATACGGATTTGGTGAATGACGATTATAATCCGGTGTTCTTTGTCGGCACGGCCGATGAAACCACCCAATGGGGCATGGCTCCTCCGCCGTCTTTCTTCGACTGA
- a CDS encoding cupin domain-containing protein has translation MTLEVLIDTTTLDPDKWIDFPEYGFRQYFLWKHPTTGASIALLDFAAGGGIPVKHSHASNQFMYCLEGEYSYTDSAMVLQPGSFYMNPKDHPHGPTTALKRSLLVEVYDGPHYYEKPVFHTDETIGDFLAKA, from the coding sequence ATGACCCTGGAAGTCTTGATCGACACCACCACCCTTGACCCCGATAAGTGGATCGATTTCCCGGAATATGGCTTCCGTCAGTATTTTCTCTGGAAGCATCCCACGACAGGCGCCAGCATCGCGCTTCTTGATTTCGCCGCTGGCGGCGGGATTCCGGTGAAGCACTCTCATGCCTCGAACCAGTTCATGTACTGCCTTGAAGGTGAATACAGCTACACGGATTCGGCGATGGTTCTGCAGCCGGGAAGTTTCTACATGAATCCGAAGGACCATCCGCATGGGCCGACGACAGCACTTAAGCGGTCGTTGTTGGTGGAGGTCTATGACGGTCCTCACTATTATGAGAAGCCTGTATTCCACACCGATGAAACGATCGGTGATTTCCTCGCCAAGGCGTGA
- a CDS encoding RidA family protein produces MSTIRRIVAPSVTEAKPGLWSNCLAVGSIAYISGLTARGKDFNVIADTDEYEQSRIIFEKMKALVEAAGGRMADIVKLTIFVTNIAEREKVWAARREFFTGDFPCASLVQVAALASPEILVEIEAIAHLGASAG; encoded by the coding sequence ATGAGCACCATTCGACGCATTGTGGCGCCCTCGGTGACCGAGGCGAAGCCCGGATTGTGGTCCAACTGCTTGGCGGTTGGTTCTATCGCCTATATTTCTGGGCTGACAGCCCGCGGCAAAGACTTTAACGTCATTGCCGATACTGATGAGTACGAGCAAAGTCGCATTATCTTCGAGAAGATGAAGGCACTGGTCGAGGCAGCAGGTGGTCGTATGGCGGACATCGTCAAGCTGACGATTTTCGTTACCAACATTGCCGAGCGCGAGAAAGTCTGGGCGGCGCGCCGAGAGTTCTTTACCGGCGATTTCCCATGCGCATCACTCGTGCAGGTTGCTGCACTGGCGAGCCCGGAAATTCTTGTCGAGATCGAAGCCATCGCCCATCTCGGAGCCAGTGCCGGCTGA
- a CDS encoding GntR family transcriptional regulator: MAAALVATGENRQASAPRKRRASAPKGGSLTEHAYQLIKERIISAKYVPGQFLQEARICADLKLGRTPVHQALHRLHQEGLLDIIPRKGILIRTESLAEIFMALEARMLIEPYFAEQCAERASTAEMAEIESLMAQYRKLQKDGDKAPMMEVDRRFHAAIAQVGGNSLLVEFLRPIQERMSRMWFLPHWQARDYSVTEAEHDKLMQALKSRDGKAAADAMREHIESLRRRIMSAKI; encoded by the coding sequence ATGGCTGCCGCTCTAGTCGCGACCGGGGAAAACCGGCAGGCCTCGGCTCCGCGCAAGCGCAGGGCGTCGGCCCCGAAAGGGGGCTCTCTCACGGAGCATGCCTATCAGCTGATCAAGGAGCGAATCATCTCGGCCAAATACGTGCCGGGTCAATTTCTCCAGGAGGCACGCATCTGCGCCGACCTGAAGCTCGGCCGTACGCCGGTGCATCAAGCTCTGCACCGGTTGCATCAAGAGGGCCTGCTGGACATCATTCCGCGTAAGGGCATCCTCATACGCACCGAGTCATTGGCCGAGATATTCATGGCGCTCGAGGCGCGTATGCTGATCGAGCCCTATTTCGCCGAGCAGTGTGCCGAACGAGCGTCCACCGCGGAGATGGCCGAGATTGAGTCATTGATGGCGCAGTATCGCAAACTACAGAAGGACGGCGACAAAGCGCCGATGATGGAAGTCGATCGACGCTTCCACGCCGCCATCGCCCAAGTCGGCGGCAATTCGCTGCTTGTGGAGTTTCTGCGTCCCATACAGGAGAGGATGTCGCGCATGTGGTTCCTGCCTCATTGGCAGGCGCGCGACTACAGCGTGACCGAGGCGGAGCATGACAAGCTGATGCAGGCGCTGAAGAGCCGTGACGGGAAGGCGGCCGCCGATGCCATGCGCGAGCACATTGAATCGCTTCGGCGGCGAATTATGTCGGCCAAGATCTAG
- a CDS encoding DUF1330 domain-containing protein, with amino-acid sequence MTAYFIAHGTVKDPEKLQLYIERAGPYVAAAGGEFVSTGELADVLIGEHTHKRISIFRFPDAKAARSWFDTEEYQGLRHLRNEAADFTFLVFEETFGPN; translated from the coding sequence ATGACGGCGTATTTCATTGCCCACGGAACGGTCAAGGATCCGGAGAAGCTGCAGCTATACATCGAGCGAGCGGGGCCCTATGTCGCCGCCGCTGGAGGGGAGTTCGTGTCAACTGGCGAACTCGCCGATGTTCTTATTGGCGAGCATACGCATAAGCGTATCTCCATCTTCCGCTTTCCGGACGCCAAGGCAGCGCGTAGCTGGTTCGACACCGAGGAATATCAAGGCCTGCGTCACCTGCGTAACGAAGCCGCCGATTTCACCTTCCTCGTCTTCGAAGAAACCTTCGGGCCGAACTGA
- a CDS encoding glutathione S-transferase N-terminal domain-containing protein, with product MILYEVAGADDRRLSPYCWRVKWALAHKGLAFETAPLAYTQIATVGDGSFTRVPILDTGGEWWIESFDIARRLDAAYPDRPSLMRGESGLSFARFLDGWTESMIHNPTFGMVAADMWGRLQEVDKPYFRRSRESFLGVPLEVAEEGRAERLPAFHEGLAPLATLLAGQPFLGGDGPDYGDYIVASAFRWLAVVSDLNLLPSAGPIPAWLARLAGRCG from the coding sequence ATGATTCTCTACGAAGTGGCCGGAGCGGACGACCGTCGGCTTTCGCCCTATTGCTGGCGCGTTAAATGGGCGCTGGCCCACAAGGGCCTGGCGTTCGAGACGGCGCCGCTCGCCTACACCCAGATCGCAACCGTCGGCGACGGCAGTTTTACCCGCGTGCCCATACTCGACACTGGCGGTGAATGGTGGATCGAGAGTTTCGATATCGCGCGCCGTCTCGATGCGGCCTATCCGGATCGGCCATCCTTGATGCGCGGCGAGTCGGGGCTGTCCTTTGCGCGGTTCCTCGACGGGTGGACTGAGTCAATGATCCATAACCCGACCTTCGGGATGGTCGCCGCCGACATGTGGGGGCGCCTGCAAGAGGTCGACAAGCCCTATTTCCGGCGGTCTCGGGAGAGCTTTCTCGGCGTGCCGCTGGAGGTCGCAGAGGAGGGGAGGGCGGAACGTCTTCCCGCTTTTCACGAAGGGTTGGCGCCGCTCGCCACGCTGCTTGCCGGTCAGCCTTTTCTCGGTGGTGACGGTCCCGATTATGGCGACTACATCGTCGCGAGCGCCTTCCGTTGGCTGGCCGTCGTGAGTGATCTCAACCTCCTGCCGTCGGCAGGTCCGATCCCTGCCTGGCTCGCCCGGCTTGCGGGCCGGTGCGGCTAA
- the torT gene encoding TMAO reductase system periplasmic protein TorT has protein sequence MNITVKLGRFCLGVAMAASALVVMAPGLRADTAGWSFPVLVQDPPRKTGVEPFVGKPVDYQALSPKDVTKKWNICYLVPHTTNDIMRAYLYGAVEEAKRLGAKLTIYDAGGYGNVDKQLAQFDDCVTLGADAIIVFAVSTSGLSQKIREARAKGVVVVDNNVGVDTEADARVVVSYTGVGEKIGKVLAEKHPAGSGKVSVVVMPGPAGIPWAEDSVIGFKQAVKGSDVVIEKVVYGQAGRLDQQPLVEDVLVTYPKLNYIIGMGSSTEAAINSLREQGRVGEVGLYATFLTPDLMPSIRKGDVAGVVVENSVIIDKLLIDMTVRALEKKLTYKDAIPDVTLVDKSTLDKAIEANVAPSTWKVQFKVD, from the coding sequence ATGAATATCACTGTCAAGCTGGGTCGTTTCTGCTTGGGGGTCGCAATGGCCGCGAGCGCCCTGGTCGTCATGGCGCCTGGGTTGCGTGCTGATACGGCAGGCTGGAGCTTCCCTGTGCTCGTGCAGGATCCGCCGCGCAAGACGGGCGTCGAGCCGTTCGTTGGCAAGCCGGTGGACTATCAGGCGCTGTCGCCCAAGGATGTGACCAAGAAGTGGAACATCTGCTATCTGGTGCCGCACACCACCAACGACATCATGCGCGCTTATCTGTATGGTGCGGTCGAAGAGGCCAAGCGTCTTGGCGCCAAACTGACCATCTATGATGCTGGCGGCTATGGCAATGTCGACAAGCAACTCGCCCAGTTCGACGATTGTGTAACGCTCGGTGCCGATGCGATCATCGTCTTCGCCGTGTCGACCAGTGGCCTCAGCCAGAAGATCCGTGAGGCCCGTGCCAAGGGCGTCGTGGTGGTCGACAACAATGTCGGCGTCGACACCGAGGCCGATGCGCGCGTCGTCGTGAGCTACACCGGCGTCGGTGAGAAGATCGGTAAGGTTCTGGCAGAGAAGCATCCCGCCGGTTCCGGCAAGGTCTCCGTGGTCGTGATGCCCGGGCCGGCCGGAATTCCATGGGCTGAAGACTCCGTTATCGGCTTCAAGCAGGCAGTGAAAGGCTCCGACGTCGTGATCGAAAAGGTGGTCTACGGTCAGGCCGGCCGTCTCGACCAGCAGCCGCTCGTCGAAGATGTGCTCGTTACCTATCCCAAGCTGAATTACATCATCGGAATGGGTAGCTCGACCGAAGCCGCCATCAACAGTCTGCGCGAACAGGGGCGCGTGGGTGAGGTCGGCCTCTATGCCACCTTCCTCACGCCCGATCTGATGCCGTCGATCCGCAAGGGCGACGTCGCCGGCGTCGTCGTCGAGAACTCGGTCATCATCGACAAGCTGTTGATCGACATGACGGTGCGGGCGCTCGAAAAGAAGCTGACTTACAAGGATGCGATCCCCGACGTGACGCTGGTCGACAAGTCAACGCTCGACAAGGCTATCGAAGCCAATGTCGCTCCGTCGACCTGGAAGGTGCAGTTCAAGGTCGACTGA
- a CDS encoding carboxymuconolactone decarboxylase family protein, with amino-acid sequence MARIEPLMREDLPEFEPIFQGMIDSIGYIPNSFLTMARDPAILKAAGALSDASWYPDTVSEPVRRLVTWAYSQFAGVPYSSAHCACGAPELGLSLEKILAIQDYETSPLYDSAERALLRLCRHAARTPSEVTDADVKDVVTHFGEKRTLFIVGLICYMAYLNKWNEILATTLEDQPLAWAREHLAPIGWRLDQ; translated from the coding sequence ATGGCCAGGATCGAGCCACTGATGCGCGAAGATCTTCCTGAATTCGAGCCTATCTTCCAGGGGATGATCGATTCCATCGGTTATATTCCCAACAGTTTTCTGACCATGGCGCGTGATCCCGCGATCCTGAAGGCGGCGGGTGCCCTGTCCGACGCCTCATGGTATCCCGATACGGTGAGCGAGCCGGTGCGCCGCCTCGTTACCTGGGCCTATAGCCAGTTTGCCGGGGTGCCCTACAGCTCTGCTCACTGTGCCTGCGGTGCGCCGGAACTCGGTCTGTCGCTGGAGAAGATCCTAGCGATCCAGGACTACGAGACCTCGCCCCTCTATGACAGTGCCGAGCGGGCTCTGCTTCGGCTGTGCCGTCATGCGGCGCGCACGCCCTCGGAAGTCACCGATGCCGATGTCAAAGATGTCGTGACGCATTTCGGCGAGAAGCGCACGCTCTTCATCGTCGGGCTTATTTGCTACATGGCCTACCTCAACAAGTGGAATGAGATTCTCGCCACCACTCTTGAGGATCAGCCGCTGGCCTGGGCGCGCGAGCATCTCGCACCCATTGGCTGGCGTCTCGACCAGTAA
- a CDS encoding carboxymuconolactone decarboxylase family protein translates to MAGVSTSKMPRIAPARPEDLPAFRDVIAAVLADHGYIPNSFLTMGREPAILRGIGICADAFMYVDTPPDSIRRLVSFAYSFFAGAMYSTAHTGCSAAQFGVPPEKLRAVPNFETSPLFDEAERAALRLCRAAARKPAEVTDRHLDELGRHFNGSDLLRIVGIIAWHAFLNSWNDICGTALEPQPRAFAEAELAAIGWHICIHD, encoded by the coding sequence TTGGCTGGCGTCTCGACCAGTAAGATGCCGCGTATAGCGCCCGCCCGGCCCGAGGATCTTCCCGCGTTTCGGGACGTCATCGCCGCGGTTCTTGCCGATCACGGCTACATCCCGAACAGCTTCCTGACCATGGGTCGCGAACCGGCTATCCTACGGGGCATCGGGATCTGCGCCGACGCCTTCATGTATGTGGACACGCCGCCGGATTCGATCCGGCGCCTCGTCTCCTTCGCCTACAGCTTCTTTGCTGGCGCAATGTACAGTACGGCTCATACCGGGTGCAGCGCCGCGCAGTTCGGCGTACCGCCGGAGAAGTTGCGGGCCGTGCCGAATTTCGAGACCAGCCCACTCTTCGATGAGGCGGAGCGGGCGGCGCTGCGCCTCTGCCGCGCCGCCGCTCGCAAGCCCGCGGAGGTCACCGACCGGCACCTCGATGAACTCGGGCGCCATTTCAACGGCTCAGACCTTCTGCGCATCGTCGGCATCATCGCCTGGCATGCGTTTCTCAATAGCTGGAACGATATTTGCGGTACGGCGCTCGAGCCGCAGCCGCGCGCCTTTGCCGAGGCCGAGCTGGCCGCCATTGGGTGGCACATTTGCATTCATGACTGA
- a CDS encoding sugar ABC transporter ATP-binding protein — protein sequence MSTALQRLDDMSAGSTADASDGAPPPRLRMAGVSKSFGNVHALRGMDFELRAGEVHMLFGENGAGKSTLINVICGALRPDRGTVTLDGEELSFRDVHDARRHGISAMFQEFSLAPSLTVEENLFLGSEPRWCGPFIRMGARRRKAWEIFQRFGLTLDPRALVHHLSRAEQQMVELAKALLTNPRILILDEPTASLSERETELLFELVRRLRGEGVGIVYITHRLSEIREIGDRITVMRDGQLIATVPADIDHERLVELMTGRPVEQFYPHIETTSGARLLEVSGLATTDGTVQEASIEARAGEIVGLAGLVGCGKSEIGRAVFGLCEIAAGRVMLDGQPVARPNPRAMLNAGLCYITSDRRSEGLMLLRSTQENITLSSLAKPELSRMGWLRLGAEKRLASEMGGRMSVRPFDLRRHVGTYSGGNQQKILIARALARSARVFIFDEPTVGIDVSARVEVYGFMKQLVEEGAAVIIISSDLPEVMHMSQRLYVVRAGYVVDHMKRSEINEKRILAGFFDTQGN from the coding sequence ATGAGTACCGCCTTGCAACGTCTTGACGACATGTCGGCCGGCTCAACGGCGGACGCATCCGATGGCGCCCCACCGCCTCGCCTGCGCATGGCCGGCGTTAGCAAGTCCTTCGGCAATGTCCACGCGCTGCGCGGCATGGACTTCGAACTGCGTGCCGGCGAAGTCCACATGCTGTTTGGCGAGAACGGCGCCGGCAAGTCGACGCTGATCAACGTGATCTGCGGTGCACTGCGCCCGGACCGCGGCACTGTCACTCTCGACGGCGAGGAACTGAGTTTCCGCGACGTGCATGATGCGCGCCGCCATGGCATCTCCGCGATGTTTCAGGAGTTCAGCCTCGCCCCCTCGCTGACCGTTGAGGAGAATCTCTTTCTTGGCAGCGAGCCGCGCTGGTGCGGCCCCTTCATCCGCATGGGCGCAAGACGGCGCAAGGCGTGGGAAATCTTCCAGCGCTTCGGTCTTACGTTGGATCCCAGGGCGCTGGTGCATCACCTGTCGCGCGCCGAGCAGCAGATGGTCGAGCTTGCCAAGGCGCTGCTCACCAACCCGAGGATCCTCATCCTCGACGAACCGACCGCCTCTCTGTCCGAACGTGAGACCGAACTCCTGTTCGAGCTTGTGAGGCGGCTGCGGGGGGAAGGGGTGGGTATCGTCTACATTACCCACCGCCTGTCCGAGATCCGCGAAATTGGCGACCGCATCACGGTGATGCGCGACGGCCAGCTCATCGCCACCGTGCCCGCGGACATCGACCATGAGCGGCTGGTCGAGCTGATGACAGGCCGTCCGGTCGAGCAGTTCTATCCGCACATCGAGACGACGTCCGGCGCCCGGCTGCTGGAAGTGAGTGGCCTCGCCACCACCGACGGCACCGTGCAGGAGGCCTCGATCGAGGCGCGCGCGGGCGAGATCGTCGGGCTTGCCGGCCTCGTGGGCTGCGGCAAGTCCGAGATCGGCCGCGCAGTGTTCGGCTTGTGCGAGATCGCCGCCGGCCGCGTGATGCTGGACGGCCAGCCGGTGGCGCGGCCGAACCCGCGCGCCATGCTGAATGCCGGCCTGTGCTACATTACTTCGGATCGGCGCAGCGAGGGTCTGATGCTTCTGCGCTCGACGCAGGAGAACATCACACTCTCCAGCCTCGCCAAGCCCGAGCTGTCGCGCATGGGATGGCTGCGGCTCGGTGCCGAAAAGCGCCTCGCCAGCGAGATGGGCGGGCGCATGAGCGTGCGGCCCTTCGACCTCCGGCGTCATGTCGGTACCTACTCCGGTGGCAACCAGCAAAAGATCCTCATCGCTCGGGCGCTCGCCCGCTCCGCCCGCGTTTTCATCTTCGACGAGCCGACGGTGGGCATTGATGTCTCGGCGCGTGTCGAAGTCTACGGCTTCATGAAGCAGCTCGTGGAAGAGGGCGCAGCGGTGATCATCATTAGTTCGGATCTTCCCGAGGTGATGCACATGAGCCAGCGCCTCTATGTCGTGCGGGCCGGCTACGTCGTCGACCACATGAAAAGGTCCGAGATCAACGAAAAGCGAATCCTCGCCGGGTTCTTCGACACGCAAGGAAACTGA
- a CDS encoding ABC transporter permease: protein MSVHTQPVATGTTPGVSLKASTRWIFVNLGILPILLIAAMLFFALQEERFLSSGNLFNVGRQSTFLIILAMGQMIVILTAGLDLSAGSTVGFSGVVSALVLLAVLRGHPDAIVLAALASVAAGLAAGLLVGAVNGFGVAVLGVSPFMMTLGTSTSLVGIALTLTQGLPVTGVPDDFMRVFGYGRFVGLAPPMIATLVLFVVVWVLLNRTTVGRYFYAVGSNMRSAQLSGIATKRQLFLAYILSSLMAAVVGILFVARSGSAEALNGQPFTLQAVAACVIGGISLFGGVGRVRDVVLGALFITLLTNGMNLIRVESYVQQIVLGAVLILSLVADQIRIKFFA, encoded by the coding sequence ATGAGCGTTCATACGCAACCGGTCGCGACCGGTACGACGCCCGGCGTCAGCCTCAAGGCAAGCACGCGCTGGATCTTCGTCAATCTCGGCATTCTGCCGATCCTGCTGATCGCCGCCATGCTGTTCTTCGCGCTGCAGGAGGAGCGTTTCCTCTCCAGCGGCAACCTGTTCAATGTCGGACGGCAGTCGACCTTCCTGATCATTCTCGCCATGGGGCAGATGATCGTGATCCTCACCGCCGGACTTGATCTCTCCGCAGGCTCAACGGTCGGCTTTTCCGGCGTGGTCTCGGCGCTGGTGCTGCTCGCGGTGCTGCGCGGTCATCCCGATGCCATCGTGCTGGCAGCGCTCGCCTCGGTTGCGGCCGGCCTGGCGGCGGGCCTTCTGGTTGGAGCGGTAAACGGGTTCGGGGTCGCGGTGCTCGGCGTCTCGCCCTTCATGATGACGCTCGGCACCAGCACGAGCCTGGTCGGCATCGCGCTGACCCTGACGCAGGGCCTGCCAGTGACTGGCGTTCCCGACGATTTCATGCGCGTGTTCGGCTATGGCCGCTTCGTCGGCCTTGCCCCGCCGATGATCGCCACGCTCGTGCTGTTCGTGGTGGTGTGGGTGCTACTCAACCGCACTACGGTCGGGCGCTATTTCTACGCTGTCGGCTCCAACATGCGCTCGGCGCAGCTTTCGGGCATCGCCACCAAGCGCCAGCTCTTCCTCGCCTACATCCTCTCCAGCCTGATGGCGGCCGTGGTCGGCATCCTGTTCGTCGCCCGCTCCGGCTCGGCGGAGGCGCTGAACGGCCAGCCCTTCACCTTGCAGGCGGTGGCGGCGTGCGTGATCGGCGGCATCTCGCTCTTCGGTGGCGTCGGGCGGGTGCGCGACGTGGTGCTCGGCGCGCTGTTCATCACGTTGCTGACCAATGGCATGAACCTCATCCGCGTCGAATCCTATGTTCAGCAGATCGTGCTCGGCGCGGTGCTGATCCTGTCGCTGGTCGCGGACCAGATTCGCATCAAATTCTTCGCCTGA
- a CDS encoding DoxX family protein — MGSGYWVDLIGRLGIAFYFIWATWFNYTSWGHHISEFNRIGVGPAAPALVLGLIASFVGAVLLLIPGTVVYGAAILIVFTALADALFHRYWTYPDPHEQVIHKFFLFEHVALIGGLLAVIAPRLG; from the coding sequence ATGGGCAGCGGGTACTGGGTCGATCTCATCGGCCGTCTGGGAATTGCCTTCTATTTTATCTGGGCCACCTGGTTCAACTACACGTCCTGGGGACACCATATCTCCGAGTTCAACCGCATCGGCGTAGGCCCGGCGGCCCCTGCTTTGGTGCTGGGGCTCATCGCGTCGTTCGTCGGGGCCGTGCTGCTGCTCATACCCGGTACGGTTGTCTATGGCGCAGCGATCCTCATCGTCTTCACCGCACTCGCCGATGCGTTGTTCCACCGCTACTGGACCTACCCCGATCCGCACGAGCAAGTCATTCACAAGTTCTTCTTGTTCGAGCACGTCGCATTGATCGGCGGCTTGCTGGCGGTCATCGCCCCACGCCTCGGCTGA